The genomic stretch GAAGGGCAACATTTATCAAACGATCCAGGAACTCGTACATCCGCGCGCGCCGCAAAGTCACGGTAACACCAATGGGCATGCCTTCCCTGAGTTTAAAATTGGCGATCGACTTACGGGCCTTGGTCACCAGCGGCCTCTGGCCGGCAATGAGACCAAGCTCGGTCACCGCGTCTTCGATGATCTTGGGATTGGCAACAGCAGCACCCAGCCCGATATTGAGCACTACCCTGTCCATCTTCGGCACCCGCATGACTGACTTTACCCCCAGCTCCTCTTTGAGCTGGGCGACAATCTCGTCTTCGAATTGAACCTGTAATCTAGGCTTGTTGGTCTTCTTGCTCATCGTCCGCTCGACTCCCTCACGAACCTGCCAGGAGCTCGCCGCTCCTGCGTGCTACCCGGGCCCGTGCGCCGTCCTTAAGCTGGGTGCGCCCAACCCGGGTCGGCTTGTTTGTCTTGGGGCAGATAGGCATGACGTTGGACGCGTGCACGGAAGCTTCCTTCTCCACGATACCGCCGGGCTGCTGCGGCCCGCTGGGCTTACTGTGCCGCTTTACCATGTTGATGCGCTCCACCAACACGCGTTCGCCGTCATCAACAATCTTGACGATTTTACCCGTCTTTCCCCGGTCTTTGCCTGCCGTTACCAGCACCGAATCACCTTTTTTTAATCTCGACTTCGCCATCACCCTGCTCTGCTTAAAGCACCTCCGGTGCCAGGGACACGATCTTCATAAAACGCCGTGCCCTCAGCTCCCTGGCCACGGGGCCAAAAATTCTTGTCCCGACCGGTTCACCCTGGTTGTCCAGTATGACCGCCGAATTTGTATCAAACTTGATGTATGAACCGTCGGCGCGACCCATTTCCTTGGCCACGCGCACGACGACGGCCTTGACGACGTCCCCCTTGGAGACCTTGCCACCGGGTATCGCCTCTTTGACGGTCACGACGATAACATCGCCGACCCGCGCGTAGCGACGACGGCTACCACCGAGCACTTTGATACAAAGCACGCGACGAGCACCCGAATTGTCAGCTACGTCCAATACGCTCTCAGCCCCGATCATGACTCTTCTATTTCCGTTGTCCCTTGCTCGGCAGAACCCGCGGTGTCGGCCGGTCCGGCACCCTGTTGGACCGAACGCTCAATCACCTCGCGCAAACGCCAGCGTTTGTTCCTGCTCAACGGGCGGCTCTCGGCAATCAATACCCGGTCCCCCTCTCGACAGGTGTTTTCTTCGTCGTGCACCATGAAACGCTTCGAGCGTTGTATGTACTTGTGATAACGCCGGTGTTTGAACCGCCTCTTAATCACGACCACCACGGTCTTGTCCATGGCGGCGCTCACTACCACGCCCTCGCGTGTGCGATGCCTCTGCCGGCCGGGTGTCTCGACCGCCGCCTGCGTTTCTGTCTTTTCCTGCTCAGGCATTGCCCTGCTCTCCCGTTTCGCCCACGCGCTCATTGAGTACCGTGAGCACCCTCGCCAGATCGTGGCGCAAGGTGCCCGGAAGCGCCGTTTTCTCCAACCGACGCGAGTACCGCTGCATATTGACCTTGGCTATTTCGCCGCGAAGCTCATCGGCCTTACCGGCCAGCTCCACGTCGCTCATTTTCCTGAAATCACTCGCTCTCATGGATATCCTCCCGAATGCAGAAGCGGGTAGGAACCGACAGTTTATGCCCGGCCAACCTCATCGCTTCACGCGCCAGTTCGGGACTCACGCCCTCAAGCTCAAAAAGCATCCGCCCCGGTTTTACCTGGCATACCCAGCCTTCCGGAGAACCCTTGCCCTTACCCATGCGAACCTCGGCAGGCTTACTCGTGTAGGGGATGTCCGGAAAGATTCGTATCCACACACGCCCTCCACGTTTTACGTGGCGGGTTATGGCAATACGCGCGGCTTCTATCTGCCGTGCAGATATTCTTGCCGTGCCCGTAGACTTGAGCCCGTAGTCGCCGAAGGCCAGCGTGTTGCCACGCCAGGATAGCCCCTTATCGCGGCCCTTGCCTTTCTGCATTTTACGGTACTTGGTTTTCTTAGGAGCAAGCATCGTTCAGGCCCCACCCGGGCTACCATTGTCATCGCCGCCACCGGGAGACTTCTCGCCCCGGTAGACCCATACCTTGACGCCAATAACGCCGAAGGTCGTGCGAGCCTCGGTAAATCCATACTGCACGTCTGCGCGCAGGGTGTGCAGCGGAACGCGGCCATCGCGATACCACTCGGTGCGGGCAATATCGTGGCCACCCAGGCGTCCGCCCGATTGTACCCTTATGCCGCCGGCGCCCATTCTCATGGCCCGCGAAACACTTTCTTTCATGGCGCGCCGGAACATGACCCGCCTCTCCAGTTGCATAGCTATATTTTCCGCCACCAGCTGGGCGTCAAGGTCCGGCTTACGGATCTCGTGAATCTCAATGAAGCTCTCCTTTCCCGCAATCGAGACGAGGTCCTTCTTGAGCTTCTCTATCTCAGCCCCCTTCTTACCGATCACGATACCGGGCCTCGCGGTAAAAATGTTGACCTTTACCTTGTCAGCTGCCCGCTGGATCTCGATCCGCGAAACGCCGGCAAAGCGAAGCTGCTTTCGTAAAAACTTACGTATCTCCAGGTCCTGGTGCAGCAGCTCGGCGTAATCCTTGTCCGCGTACCACCGGGAATCCCACGTCTCGGTGTAACCGAGCCTGAAGCCCTTAGGATGTGTTTTCTGTCCCACTCTATTTCCTGTTTGTCACGGTTCTACCTGAACCGCGGACTTTTCAGCCCTGTTCGTCCACCACAACTGTTATGTGACTCGTTCTCTTCGCAATCGGCGTCGCCCGTCCCTGGGCACGGGGGCGCCAGCGCCAGTTTATGGGTCCACCGTCTACCCAGGCCCGCGTCACCACGAGCCGGTCGACATCCACGTTCTGGGTGTCGCGGGCGTTGGCTACGGCTGACCGCAGGGTATCGGCGAGAATGGCCCCGGCCTTCTTCTCACTCAGGTCAAGTATCGCGAGGGCGTCGGAAACCGGCAGCCCGCGAACCTGGTTCACCACCAGTCTCGCTTTGCGCGGCGACAACTTGGCGTAACGCAGAACGCAACGACTCTCCACCTACCTGACCTCTCCCTTTCTCGTACCGGTGTGCCCGCGGTAGGTCCGGGTGGGAGAAAATTCCCCAAGCTTGTGCCCGACCATATCCTCCGAAATCAGTACCGGTATGAACTGCTTGCCGTTGTGGGTGGCGATCGTGTAGCCAACCATGTCTGGCGTCACCGTTGACCGGCGCGACCAGGTACGTATCGGCCGCCTGTTACTCACGTCCTGCGCTTCTATCTTTTTCATCAGATGAGCGTCAACGAACGGTCCCTTTTTAATTGATCTAGGCAATTCAGTCCTTCCTCCGTTTACCTGGCGCCATTACCTGCGCTTCCGGCGCGCCACGATATATTTGTCGCTGTGACGCTTACCCCTGGTCCTGTAACCCTTAGTGGGTTTGCCCCATGGCGTGGTCGGGTGATTTCCCTTCGACCGGCCCTCACCACCACCGTGCGGGTGATCAACCGGGTTCATGGCAATACCTCGGACACTCGGCCTACGTCCCGCCCAACGAGAGCGACCGGCCTTACCGATCTTGACGTTCTCGTGCTGTTGGTTGCCCACCGACCCTATAGTGGCCCGGCACACACCCCTGACGTTGCGAAGTTCACCCGAGGGCAGTCGTAGCAGTACGAAGTTGCCTTCGCGGGCCACGATCTGGGCCCCGGTTCCGGCGCTGCGCGCCAGGGCGGCTCCCGCACCCGGCTTCAACTCTATAGCATGGACAACAGTTCCGAGCGGTATCGAGCTCAGCTCCATGGTGTTGCCAACCTTTATATCCGAACCCTCGCCGGCGATTACGGTGTCGCCCACCGACAGGTTCGCAGGCGCGAGGATGTAGGTCTTGGCCCCGTCAGCGTAGTGTAACAGCGCGATCCTGGCCGAGCGATTGGGATCGTATTCGATCGAAGCAACCTTTGCCGGCACACCATCCTTGCGGCGACGGAAATCCACCAGCCGGTAGCGACGCTTGTGCCCACCCCCGCGGTGCCTCAGCGTTATGCGTCCGTTGACGTTGCGGCCGCCCGAACGGTTCTTTCCGCTGGTCAGCGATTTCTCGGGAGTCGAGCGCGTGATCTCCTCGAAATCGAGGCTGGTCTGGAAGCGCCTGCCCGGCGAAGTTGGTTTATAGGTCTTGATAGCCATCGTCTATTATCTTTCCCTGCTGCGCTTTACGCGCCTCAGACCTTCTCCAGGAGATCCATGACCTCCCCATCAGCCAGGGTAACGTAAGCCTTCTTCCACGCCTTCTTGCGACCGAGCACCTTGCCCCGCCTGACCTTGCGCCCCAGGTAATTCATCGTACGCACCGAGGCCACCTTGACCTCGAAGAGTTTCTCGACGGCTTTCCGTATGTCGTCTTTACCGGCACGCGTATCGACCTCGAACACGACCTGGCCGTACTCGCTCACGTCGGTTCCCTTCTCGGTAACCATCGGTGCCTTTATTACGTCGCAAATTTCCATGTCAGGCAGCCAGCCTCCGTTCGATTGCTTCGACCGAGGAAGGTAAGAGCAGCAGGGTCTCGTGCTTGAGCAGGTCGTACACGTTTACGCCATCGACAAGCACCACGCTGACGCCGGGCAGGTTGCGAGCCGACAAGGCCACGTTGGCGTCCATCTCGGCCAGGACCACCAGCACCGAACCCGTCACCGACAGCGAATCAAGCAACTCTTTCATCTGCTTGGTACGCGGTGCCTCGAAGGAAAAATTATCCACTACCTTGACCTGGCCGTCCCTGGCTTTCTGCGACAGGGCGCTGGCCAGCGCTGCTCGCCTCGCCTTGCGCGGCAAGCGGTAGCCGAAAGACCGCGGCTGCGGACCAAAGGTTGTACCGCCACCTCTCCAGATCGGTGAACGGCTGCTGCCGGCACGCGCGCGGCCGGTGCCCTTCTGCTTCCAGGGTTTGGCGCCACCGCCACGAATCTTGCCACGGGTCTTGGTCGCCGCCGTTCCGGCCCGACTCGAAGCCCGCTGGGCCAGGACCTGGTCAAACATGAGGTAGTCGTTCACCCGGCTGCTGAATGCCCTGGGAAGAGACAACCGCGATATTTCCTTGTTGGAAGAATCCACCACCGAGACTTCCACCGGCTCTATCTCGCGGCGTTTGCCCCCACCTGTCTTTATCTCAGCCATCCTGTCTATCCCTTCACCGCCGGACGAATAAGAACCCGGCCATTACGCGCGCCGGGAACACCACCCTTGAGAAGAATCACTTCTTCCTCGCTGCGTACCGCGACGACGGTCAGATTCTGTATGGTGCGCTTCAACGCTCCCATCTGTCCCGGCATCTTCTTGCCCTTGAAAACCCTGCCCGGGTAAGCGCAAGCACCGATGCCGCCCGGACCACGAAAGGATTCATGGGTACCGTGGGTGGCCGTCTGGCCGGCAAACTTGTACCTGCGCACCACGCCAGAAAAACCACGTCCCTTACTGCGCCCGGTCACGTCAACAAGATCGCCGACAGAGAACACGTCCGCCGCGCTTATCGACTGGCCTACTTCGTAGGCCGAGGGATCGTCGACCAGCAACTCGGCGAGCATCTCAAAGTCACTGCGCCCAGCAGGTGACATCTGTCCGCGCACTGCCTTGCTGATGCGTTTGTCCTTACGTTTGCCGGTGCCGATCTGTATCGCGTTGTAACCGTGAGTTTCTACGTCGAACACGCGTACGACGGTCACGGGTGTCGCGCGCACAACCGTCACGGGCACCGACTGACCACCGTCGTCAAAAACGCGGGTCATTCCAATCTTGGTTCCAATTACTGCAGCCATTTTCTCTTCTCGATAAGTAGCTGCTAATGCAGCCGTATCTCCACGTCCACGCCGGCCGGAAGGTCCAGCTTGCCCAACGAATCAATCGTCTGGTTAGTCGGCTCCAGTATGTCGATGAGCCTCTTGTGAGTTCTGATCTCAAACTGCTCGCGCGACTTCTTGTCGACGTGCGGCGAACGGTTAACCGTAAAGCGCTCTATCCGGGTAGGCACAGGAACCGGGCCCGAAACAGTGCCCCCGCCCCTGCGAACGGCGTCCACGATCTCCCTGACCGACTGGTCCAGGATACGGTGATCGTAACCCTTAAGGCGTATTCTTATGCGCTGGTTTGTCATTTATTCTTCTCCGCCGCCTCCGCCTACTCGGTGATCTTGGTGACCACGCCGGCTCCCACCGTGCGTCCGCCTTCGCGGATGGCAAAACGAAGCCCGTCGTCCATCGCTATGGGGGTGATCAACTCAACGTCAACCGTCACCGTGTCGCCGGGCATCACCATCTCGGTGCCCTCGGCAAGCGTCACTACGCCCGTCACGTCGGTCGTACGGAAATAAAACTGCGGCCGGTAGCCCTGGAAAAAAGGCGTGTGCCGTCCTCCCTCTTCCTTGTTCAGGATATACGCCTCCGCTGCAAACTTCGTGTGCGGCGTGATCGCCCCGGGCTTGGTCAATACCTGCCCGCGCTCAACGTCCTCTTTCTTCGTGCCTCGTAGCAGGCAACCAACGTTGTCGCCCGCCTGCCCCGAATCCAGGAGCTTACGAAACATCTCCACGCCGGTGACCGTCGTTTTCTCGGTCTCGCGGATGCCCACGATCTCGATCTCTTCGCCCACCTTGACCTCGCCCTGCTCGATGCGTCCCGTCACGACCGTGCCGCGTCCCGATATCGAAAACACGTCCTCGATCGGCATCAGGAAAGGCTTGTCTATCGCACGCTCGGGCAGAGGAATGTAGGTGTCAACGGCATCCATCAGCTCGCCTATGCACTTGGTAGCCTCTTCGTCGTCCGGGTTCTCAAGCGCCTTCAGGGCACTACCGATCACTATCGGAATGTCGTCGCCCGGAAAATCGTAGCTCGACAGCAATTCGCGAACCTCAAGCTCAACGAGCTCAAGCAGCTCCGCGTCGTCAACCATGTCGGCCTTGTTCATGAAAACAACGATGCGAGGAACGCCTACCTGCCGAGCCAGGAGAATGTGCTCCCGGGTCTGAGGCATCGGGCCGTCGGCGGCCGAAACCACCAGGATCGCCCCGTCCATCTGGGCAGCACCCGTGATCATGTTCTTCACGTAATCGGCGTGACCAGGACAGTCCACGTGCGCGTAGTGCCGTTTCTCGGTCTCGTACTCAACGTGGGCAGTGGCAATCGTTATGCCGCGCTCACGCTCCTCGGGCGCCTTGTCGATGTCCTCGAAGGCTATGAAATCGCCGCCCGTCTTCTTCGACTGGATAAGCGTTATCGCGGCCGTCAGTGTGGTCTTACCGTGGTCAACGTGACCAATGGTCCCCACGTTTACGTGCTCCTTGCTGCGATCAAATTTCTCCTTAGCCATTCTTCCTCTCCTCTCTCTTTTCTCGCGGCTTCCTCAAGCCGTTTTAATCAAATCCTGTGGAGCCCACGACCGGATTTGAACCGGTGACCTCGTCCTTACCAAGGACGTGCTCTACCGCCTGAGCTACGTGGGCCTTCTCGACGCCTTGTCTTTACAACTACAGCAGCGAGCCCGTCCCCGGGCGGCGGGTAAGCGGGAGACGAGACTCGAACTCGCGACCCTCAGCTTGGAAGGCTGACGCTCTAGCCAACTGAGCTACTCCCGCAACAAACAAACAACACACGAAAAGCCTTACCGCTCGAACTACTTACCCTTCTATACCTACCGTGACTCGAAACCCTGACGCCGACCACTGACTCTGCCCCCGTAAGCAACCGACCACACCGTCCGCCAACCACCACACTCCAGTAAGTGGTGGAGAGGGGAGGATTCGAACCTCCGTAGGCGTACGCCGGCAGATTTACAGTCTGCTCCCATTGACCGCTCGGGCACCCCTCCTGGCACACTTCCCCTGGAGCCGATGGCCAGACTCGAACTGGCTACCTACTGATTACAAATCAGTTGCTCTACCAGCTGAGCTACATCGGCACTCCGGGCTAAAACATCCTGGTACCGGGCACCCGCCCGTCACCACACAAATTAAACACCCCGATCCACTCCCCCGGGCACGTCATCAAAACACTCCCCGTAGAGCTTTTCCGCCGGGGTAAACGCCTTTTCCTATCAACCCGGTTTGAGAGAGTCAACCGCTGGGACGCCCGGGGAACAATCCTTCGGCCACCCGGTACAGTGCAACCGCCGCCGCCGCCGACGCATTGAGCGAGCCAACCCTCCCGCGCATGGGCAAGCGGGCCAATTGGTCGCAGTTGCGAGCCACCAGGGGCCTCAGCCCACTGCCCTCACTGCCCAGCACCAGCGCAGCCGGCCGCGGAGCAGGCGGCGGCTCGAGCAGATCGTCGGCCTCGGCGTCAAGGCCGACGGCCCAGAAGCCGGCCTGCTGGGCCATTTCAATGGCCCGAGAAAGGTTGGCTACCCTGCAAACGGGCAGGTGTAATGCGGCCCCCGCCGATATTCGCAGGACGGTAGCCGTCACTGGTGCTGCGCGCCGACCCGGCAGGACCACGGCCAGGGCCCCCGCCGCCTCGGCCGTTCTTATGACGGCACCCAGGTTCACCGGGTCAGTGATCTGGTCGAGCAACAAAAGCGGCCCACAGCCGAGGGCGCCATCCGGCAGTCCATGCAGGAGTTCGCGAAACTCCCTGTAAACAAAGGTTATTTCAACTGCTATACCACCCGACGTGACCCCTGACATCGAGTCGCATTCGTCAACAGGGACTGTTGAAACCGCGAGCCCGGCATCGCGGGCGGCCCGGGCCAGCTCTTGCGCGCGCGCCGGGGCCCCCTCGTCAATGTAAACGCAGTGTATCTCGGAGGGGCCGGCCATGGCTTCTTCCACTGCATGGGGCCCGCCGGCCACCATGCGTTCACCCCTGGCCGGTCTGCGGCGCGCACCCGGGGGGCCTCTTCTGCCCGCCCGGCCAACGTAGTCGTCTCTTCTACCCCTACCCACTGTTGATTATCTCCATCGTCGCCCGCCCGCAGGCCTCTTTCACTGAAAACCGGCTGCCGCTGTCCAGCCCGGGCTTGAGAGGGCCGACGTTTACAGGACAGGCCCGTATGACTACACTGATGCTAATCCGCGACGCGGCCCCGCAGTACTGGGGACTTGTCTATACCGGGATTTGCTATGGGTAAAACCCTGCGCCGTTACATGATGCGCGAACTGGGCTCGGCCTTCATGACAGGGCTGGGCGTGTTCACGTTTATACTACTGGTTTCACGCATGTTGGGACTGGTCGACCTCGTCATGGCCAGGGGCGTACCCGGCTACCGGGTGGCACAGATTTTTGCCTACGTGCTTCCCGGCTTCCTCGAATTGACCTTCCCCATGGCCCTGTTGCTCGCGGTAGTGGTGGTATTCGGCCGCCTGGCCAGTGACGGTGAATTGGTGGCCATGAGAACAGCCGGCCTCAGCCTCTACCAGATGCTCGGCCCCGTGCTGCGCTTTGCCCTCATCATCGCTGTGGCAACCTTCCTGTTGTCGTCCTGGGCCCGCCCCTGGGCCAACAACGCCATAAAGACGACCCTGCTGGAGGTAGCCAGGGAGCGGGCTACGGCGGCACTCAGACCAAAGATGTTCAACAACGACTTCAGCGGCCTCGTGGTTTACGTGGACCGCATTGACCAGGAAAACGGGGTCATGGACGGAGTCATGGTAGCCGACGAGCGCGACAGTTACCGCCGTACGAGCATGATGGCGAGTCGAGGACGGGTCATCAGCCCCCCGGGCGACAGCAA from Candidatus Binatota bacterium encodes the following:
- the rplE gene encoding 50S ribosomal protein L5 codes for the protein MSKKTNKPRLQVQFEDEIVAQLKEELGVKSVMRVPKMDRVVLNIGLGAAVANPKIIEDAVTELGLIAGQRPLVTKARKSIANFKLREGMPIGVTVTLRRARMYEFLDRLINVALPRVRDFRGLNPKAFDGCGNYTIGLRDHSIFPEVDLDRVDVTKGMSVSLVTTAVDDNEGRSLLKHFGLPLRD
- a CDS encoding 50S ribosomal protein L24, with product MAKSRLKKGDSVLVTAGKDRGKTGKIVKIVDDGERVLVERINMVKRHSKPSGPQQPGGIVEKEASVHASNVMPICPKTNKPTRVGRTQLKDGARARVARRSGELLAGS
- the rplN gene encoding 50S ribosomal protein L14, whose protein sequence is MIGAESVLDVADNSGARRVLCIKVLGGSRRRYARVGDVIVVTVKEAIPGGKVSKGDVVKAVVVRVAKEMGRADGSYIKFDTNSAVILDNQGEPVGTRIFGPVARELRARRFMKIVSLAPEVL
- the rpsQ gene encoding 30S ribosomal protein S17; amino-acid sequence: MPEQEKTETQAAVETPGRQRHRTREGVVVSAAMDKTVVVVIKRRFKHRRYHKYIQRSKRFMVHDEENTCREGDRVLIAESRPLSRNKRWRLREVIERSVQQGAGPADTAGSAEQGTTEIEES
- the rpmC gene encoding 50S ribosomal protein L29; its protein translation is MRASDFRKMSDVELAGKADELRGEIAKVNMQRYSRRLEKTALPGTLRHDLARVLTVLNERVGETGEQGNA
- the rplP gene encoding 50S ribosomal protein L16, with the protein product MLAPKKTKYRKMQKGKGRDKGLSWRGNTLAFGDYGLKSTGTARISARQIEAARIAITRHVKRGGRVWIRIFPDIPYTSKPAEVRMGKGKGSPEGWVCQVKPGRMLFELEGVSPELAREAMRLAGHKLSVPTRFCIREDIHESE
- the rpsC gene encoding 30S ribosomal protein S3; protein product: MGQKTHPKGFRLGYTETWDSRWYADKDYAELLHQDLEIRKFLRKQLRFAGVSRIEIQRAADKVKVNIFTARPGIVIGKKGAEIEKLKKDLVSIAGKESFIEIHEIRKPDLDAQLVAENIAMQLERRVMFRRAMKESVSRAMRMGAGGIRVQSGGRLGGHDIARTEWYRDGRVPLHTLRADVQYGFTEARTTFGVIGVKVWVYRGEKSPGGGDDNGSPGGA
- a CDS encoding 50S ribosomal protein L22, with the protein product MESRCVLRYAKLSPRKARLVVNQVRGLPVSDALAILDLSEKKAGAILADTLRSAVANARDTQNVDVDRLVVTRAWVDGGPINWRWRPRAQGRATPIAKRTSHITVVVDEQG
- the rpsS gene encoding 30S ribosomal protein S19, producing MPRSIKKGPFVDAHLMKKIEAQDVSNRRPIRTWSRRSTVTPDMVGYTIATHNGKQFIPVLISEDMVGHKLGEFSPTRTYRGHTGTRKGEVR
- the rplB gene encoding 50S ribosomal protein L2, with protein sequence MAIKTYKPTSPGRRFQTSLDFEEITRSTPEKSLTSGKNRSGGRNVNGRITLRHRGGGHKRRYRLVDFRRRKDGVPAKVASIEYDPNRSARIALLHYADGAKTYILAPANLSVGDTVIAGEGSDIKVGNTMELSSIPLGTVVHAIELKPGAGAALARSAGTGAQIVAREGNFVLLRLPSGELRNVRGVCRATIGSVGNQQHENVKIGKAGRSRWAGRRPSVRGIAMNPVDHPHGGGEGRSKGNHPTTPWGKPTKGYRTRGKRHSDKYIVARRKRR
- a CDS encoding 50S ribosomal protein L23, whose translation is MEICDVIKAPMVTEKGTDVSEYGQVVFEVDTRAGKDDIRKAVEKLFEVKVASVRTMNYLGRKVRRGKVLGRKKAWKKAYVTLADGEVMDLLEKV
- the rplD gene encoding 50S ribosomal protein L4, translating into MAEIKTGGGKRREIEPVEVSVVDSSNKEISRLSLPRAFSSRVNDYLMFDQVLAQRASSRAGTAATKTRGKIRGGGAKPWKQKGTGRARAGSSRSPIWRGGGTTFGPQPRSFGYRLPRKARRAALASALSQKARDGQVKVVDNFSFEAPRTKQMKELLDSLSVTGSVLVVLAEMDANVALSARNLPGVSVVLVDGVNVYDLLKHETLLLLPSSVEAIERRLAA
- the rplC gene encoding 50S ribosomal protein L3, giving the protein MAAVIGTKIGMTRVFDDGGQSVPVTVVRATPVTVVRVFDVETHGYNAIQIGTGKRKDKRISKAVRGQMSPAGRSDFEMLAELLVDDPSAYEVGQSISAADVFSVGDLVDVTGRSKGRGFSGVVRRYKFAGQTATHGTHESFRGPGGIGACAYPGRVFKGKKMPGQMGALKRTIQNLTVVAVRSEEEVILLKGGVPGARNGRVLIRPAVKG
- the rpsJ gene encoding 30S ribosomal protein S10, whose product is MTNQRIRIRLKGYDHRILDQSVREIVDAVRRGGGTVSGPVPVPTRIERFTVNRSPHVDKKSREQFEIRTHKRLIDILEPTNQTIDSLGKLDLPAGVDVEIRLH
- the tuf gene encoding elongation factor Tu, yielding MAKEKFDRSKEHVNVGTIGHVDHGKTTLTAAITLIQSKKTGGDFIAFEDIDKAPEERERGITIATAHVEYETEKRHYAHVDCPGHADYVKNMITGAAQMDGAILVVSAADGPMPQTREHILLARQVGVPRIVVFMNKADMVDDAELLELVELEVRELLSSYDFPGDDIPIVIGSALKALENPDDEEATKCIGELMDAVDTYIPLPERAIDKPFLMPIEDVFSISGRGTVVTGRIEQGEVKVGEEIEIVGIRETEKTTVTGVEMFRKLLDSGQAGDNVGCLLRGTKKEDVERGQVLTKPGAITPHTKFAAEAYILNKEEGGRHTPFFQGYRPQFYFRTTDVTGVVTLAEGTEMVMPGDTVTVDVELITPIAMDDGLRFAIREGGRTVGAGVVTKITE
- the rlmB gene encoding 23S rRNA (guanosine(2251)-2'-O)-methyltransferase RlmB, whose translation is MGRGRRDDYVGRAGRRGPPGARRRPARGERMVAGGPHAVEEAMAGPSEIHCVYIDEGAPARAQELARAARDAGLAVSTVPVDECDSMSGVTSGGIAVEITFVYREFRELLHGLPDGALGCGPLLLLDQITDPVNLGAVIRTAEAAGALAVVLPGRRAAPVTATVLRISAGAALHLPVCRVANLSRAIEMAQQAGFWAVGLDAEADDLLEPPPAPRPAALVLGSEGSGLRPLVARNCDQLARLPMRGRVGSLNASAAAAVALYRVAEGLFPGRPSG
- the lptF gene encoding LPS export ABC transporter permease LptF, which encodes MGKTLRRYMMRELGSAFMTGLGVFTFILLVSRMLGLVDLVMARGVPGYRVAQIFAYVLPGFLELTFPMALLLAVVVVFGRLASDGELVAMRTAGLSLYQMLGPVLRFALIIAVATFLLSSWARPWANNAIKTTLLEVARERATAALRPKMFNNDFSGLVVYVDRIDQENGVMDGVMVADERDSYRRTSMMASRGRVISPPGDSNLYLQLLDGTSLSFHAGQESYDKTEFASLEVNLALADMKTVASGKPRPRDMYLGPLLAARRRLLDVGDRALEETIEINRKLIMPVAALILALFGVPLGIQKTRTVRARGFAVSLVVILGYYLLFSGSITIARGNTAPSVLIMWLPNLIFAVGAVLLTNRAARDRLQYPPMASWPRLLRRRAKGNAGS